One genomic window of Stigmatopora nigra isolate UIUO_SnigA chromosome 13, RoL_Snig_1.1, whole genome shotgun sequence includes the following:
- the kdm1a gene encoding lysine-specific histone demethylase 1A isoform X3, which yields MDITRCTEKWERPPTSSIMLSSKKADAGSSSSSSSSSAGAAGGGDRTQSADGPTAASVSTAGPADVKKKERSSPSGESAGAPLPHQGGGGGPGVLDPDSAEVRRTSRRKRQKQVEYREMDESLANLSEDEYYSEEERNAKAEKERKQVIPPPAPPPEEENDSEPEEPSGESCLRLEGLPGVEGAAFQSRLPHDRMTSQEAACFPDIISGPQQTQKVFLYIRNRTLQLWLDNPKIQLTFEITAQQLEAPYNSDAVLVHRIHSYLERHGLINFGIYKRVKTLPTKKTGKVIVIGGGVSGLAAARQLQSFGMDVTVLEARDRVGGRVATFRKGNYVADLGAMVVTGLGGNPMAVVSKQVNMELAKIKQKCPLYEANGQAVPKEKDEMVEQEFNRLLEATSFLSHQLDFNFLNNKPVSLGQALEVVIQLQEKHVKDEQIEHWNKIVKTQEELRDLLNKMVSTKERVKELHQQFKEASDVKPPRDITAEFLVKSKHRDLTSLCKEYDELQEQQGKLEEKLQELEANPPSDVYLSSRDRQILDWHFANLEFANATPLSTLSLKHWDQDDDFEFTGSHLTVRNGYSCVPVALAEGLDIKLNTAVRQVRYTASGCEVIAVNTRSATQTFIYKCDAVLCTLPLGVLKQQPPAVQFVPPLPEWKTSAIQRMGFGNLNKVVLCFDRVFWDPSVNLFGHVGSTTASRGELFLFWNLYKAPILLALMAGEAAGIMENISDDVIVGRCLAILKGIFGSSAVPQPKETVVTRWRADPWARGSYSYVAAGSSGNDYDLMAQPITPGPAIPGASQPVPRLFFAGEHTIRNYPATVHGALLSGLREAGRIADQFLGAMYTLPRQATPTVASNPPQAQPATATV from the exons ATGGATATAACCAGGTGCACGgagaaatgg GAGAGGCCtccaacatcttccatcatgttGTCAAGTAAGAAGGCAGATGCCGGGTCCTCGTCTTCATCCTCGTCATCCTCGGCGGGCGCGGCGGGAGGCGGGGACAGGACGCAGAGCGCTGACGGCCCGACGGCCGCTTCGGTCTCAACCGCGGGACCTGCGGACGTCAAGAAGAAGGAGAGGTCGTCCCCGAGCGGTGAGTCGGCGGGAGCCCCTCTGCCTCATCAGGGAGGCGGAGGAGGCCCCGGCGTGCTTGATCCGGACTCGGCCGAAGTCCGCCGGACCAGCCGGCGTAAGCGGCAAAAG CAGGTGGAGTACCGCGAGATGGACGAGAGCCTGGCCAATCTGTCTGAGGACGAATATTACTCCGAGGAGGAGCGCAACGCCAAGGCGGAGAAAGAACGCAAGCAGGTCATCCCGCCACCCGCCCCTCCGCCGGAAGAGGAGAACGATAGTGAACCCGAGGAACCGTCTGGTGAGTCTTGCCTTCGTCTGGAAGGACTGCCAG GTGTGGAAGGCGCTGCTTTTCAGAGTCGTCTCCCCCACGACCGCATGACATCCCAAGAAGCTGCTTGCTTCCCTGACATCATTAGCGGCCCCCAGCAGACCCAAAAGGTCTTCCTATACATCCGTAACCGCACA CTCCAACTGTGGCTGGACAACCCCAAAATCCAGCTGACTTTTGAGATCACCGCACAGCAACTCGAAGCTCCATACAATA GTGACGCCGTGTTGGTCCATAGAATACACAGCTACCTGGAACGACACGGGCTTATCAACTTTGGAATTTACAAAAGGGTCAAGACTTTACCAA CCAAGAAAACAGGAAAGGTGATCGTGATTGGCGGAGGGGTTTCAGGCTTGGCCGCAGCCCGCCAGCTACAGAGCTTCGGAATGGACGTCACAGTATTAGAAGCCAGG GACCGCGTTGGCGGCAGGGTGGCCACATTTAGGAAAGGCAACTACGTCGCCGATCTCGGCGCCATGGTGGTGACGGGCCTGG GAGGGAATCCCATGGCAGTTGTCAGTAAGCAGGTTAACATGGAGTTGGCTAAGATTAAACAGAAGTGTCCCCTATATGAAGCCAATGGACAAGCT GTGCCCAAAGAGAAAGATGAGATGGTGGAGCAGGAATTTAACAGATTGCTGGAGGCCACCTCCTTCCTCAGCCATCAGCTGGACTTTAATTTCCTCAATAATAAGCCCGTCTCTTTGGGACAGGCACTAGAAGTGGTTATACA ACTGCAGGAAAAACATGTTAAGGATGAGCAGATAGAACACTGGAATAAAATTGTGAAGACACAAGAAGAGCTGCGAGATCTTCTTAATAAG ATGGTGTCCACCAAGGAGCGAGTAAAGGAGCTTCACCAACAATTCAAAGAAGCCAGCGACGTCAAACCTCCTCGAGATATTACTGCCGAGTTCCTGGTGAAGAGTAAACATAGAGACCTGACGTCACTCTGCAAA GAATATGACGAGTTGCAGGAGCAACAGGGAAAACTGGAGGAGAAACTTCAGGAGCTTGAGGCCAACCCACCCAG TGACGTCTACCTGTCCTCCAGAGACCGCCAGATACTTGACTGGCACTTTGCCAATTTAGAGTTTGCCAATGCCACTCCCCTTTCCACCCTCTCCCTCAAACACTGGGATCAG GATGACGACTTTGAGTTCACTGGCAGCCACTTGACCGTGAGAAACGGTTACTCGTGCGTGCCAGTGGCTCTGGCGGAGGGATTGGACATCAAACTCAACACAGCGGTGCGGCAAGTTCGCTATACGGCTTCCG GCTGCGAGGTCATCGCCGTCAACACGCGCTCGGCCACACAGACGTTCATCTACAAGTGCGACGCCGTCCTGTGCACCCTGCCGCTCGGCGTGCTCAAGCAGCAGCCGCCCGCTGTGCAGTTTGTGCCGCCGCTGCCCGAGTGGAAGACTTCCGCCATACAGAGGATGGGCTTTGGGAATCTCAACAAG GTGGTGTTGTGTTTCGACCGCGTGTTCTGGGACCCTAGCGTCAACCTGTTTGGTCACGTGGGATCCACCACGGCTAGTCGGGGCGAGCTCTTCCTCTTCTGGAACCTCTACAAAG CTCCTATCCTGCTTGCTCTGATGGCTGGCGAGGCGGCCGGCATCATGGAGAACATCAGCGACGACGTCATCGTGGGACGCTGCCTGGCCATCCTCAAGGGGATCTTTGGGAGCAGTGCTGTGCCTCAG CCCAAGGAGACGGTGGTGACACGTTGGCGAGCTGACCCGTGGGCACGGGGGTCCTATTCGTACGTGGCGGCCGGCTCTTCGGGGAACGACTATGATCTGATGGCTCAACCCATCACGCCGGGTCCCGCCATCCCAGGAGCCTCGCAG CCTGTACCTCGACTCTTCTTCGCCGGGGAGCACACCATACGAAATTACCCGGCCACCGTGCACGGCGCCCTCCTCAGCGGCCTTCGAGAAGCCGGACGCATCGCCGACCAGTTCCTGGGCGCCATGTACACTTTGCCCAGGCAGGCCACGCCCACCGTCGCCAGCAATCCGCCTCAGGCTCAGCCCGCCACAGCAACAGTCTGA
- the kdm1a gene encoding lysine-specific histone demethylase 1A isoform X4 codes for MDITRCTEKWERPPTSSIMLSSKKADAGSSSSSSSSSAGAAGGGDRTQSADGPTAASVSTAGPADVKKKERSSPSGESAGAPLPHQGGGGGPGVLDPDSAEVRRTSRRKRQKQVEYREMDESLANLSEDEYYSEEERNAKAEKERKQVIPPPAPPPEEENDSEPEEPSGVEGAAFQSRLPHDRMTSQEAACFPDIISGPQQTQKVFLYIRNRTLQLWLDNPKIQLTFEITAQQLEAPYNSDAVLVHRIHSYLERHGLINFGIYKRVKTLPTKKTGKVIVIGGGVSGLAAARQLQSFGMDVTVLEARDRVGGRVATFRKGNYVADLGAMVVTGLGGNPMAVVSKQVNMELAKIKQKCPLYEANGQAGERCTSVPKEKDEMVEQEFNRLLEATSFLSHQLDFNFLNNKPVSLGQALEVVIQLQEKHVKDEQIEHWNKIVKTQEELRDLLNKMVSTKERVKELHQQFKEASDVKPPRDITAEFLVKSKHRDLTSLCKEYDELQEQQGKLEEKLQELEANPPSDVYLSSRDRQILDWHFANLEFANATPLSTLSLKHWDQDDDFEFTGSHLTVRNGYSCVPVALAEGLDIKLNTAVRQVRYTASGCEVIAVNTRSATQTFIYKCDAVLCTLPLGVLKQQPPAVQFVPPLPEWKTSAIQRMGFGNLNKVVLCFDRVFWDPSVNLFGHVGSTTASRGELFLFWNLYKAPILLALMAGEAAGIMENISDDVIVGRCLAILKGIFGSSAVPQPKETVVTRWRADPWARGSYSYVAAGSSGNDYDLMAQPITPGPAIPGASQPVPRLFFAGEHTIRNYPATVHGALLSGLREAGRIADQFLGAMYTLPRQATPTVASNPPQAQPATATV; via the exons ATGGATATAACCAGGTGCACGgagaaatgg GAGAGGCCtccaacatcttccatcatgttGTCAAGTAAGAAGGCAGATGCCGGGTCCTCGTCTTCATCCTCGTCATCCTCGGCGGGCGCGGCGGGAGGCGGGGACAGGACGCAGAGCGCTGACGGCCCGACGGCCGCTTCGGTCTCAACCGCGGGACCTGCGGACGTCAAGAAGAAGGAGAGGTCGTCCCCGAGCGGTGAGTCGGCGGGAGCCCCTCTGCCTCATCAGGGAGGCGGAGGAGGCCCCGGCGTGCTTGATCCGGACTCGGCCGAAGTCCGCCGGACCAGCCGGCGTAAGCGGCAAAAG CAGGTGGAGTACCGCGAGATGGACGAGAGCCTGGCCAATCTGTCTGAGGACGAATATTACTCCGAGGAGGAGCGCAACGCCAAGGCGGAGAAAGAACGCAAGCAGGTCATCCCGCCACCCGCCCCTCCGCCGGAAGAGGAGAACGATAGTGAACCCGAGGAACCGTCTG GTGTGGAAGGCGCTGCTTTTCAGAGTCGTCTCCCCCACGACCGCATGACATCCCAAGAAGCTGCTTGCTTCCCTGACATCATTAGCGGCCCCCAGCAGACCCAAAAGGTCTTCCTATACATCCGTAACCGCACA CTCCAACTGTGGCTGGACAACCCCAAAATCCAGCTGACTTTTGAGATCACCGCACAGCAACTCGAAGCTCCATACAATA GTGACGCCGTGTTGGTCCATAGAATACACAGCTACCTGGAACGACACGGGCTTATCAACTTTGGAATTTACAAAAGGGTCAAGACTTTACCAA CCAAGAAAACAGGAAAGGTGATCGTGATTGGCGGAGGGGTTTCAGGCTTGGCCGCAGCCCGCCAGCTACAGAGCTTCGGAATGGACGTCACAGTATTAGAAGCCAGG GACCGCGTTGGCGGCAGGGTGGCCACATTTAGGAAAGGCAACTACGTCGCCGATCTCGGCGCCATGGTGGTGACGGGCCTGG GAGGGAATCCCATGGCAGTTGTCAGTAAGCAGGTTAACATGGAGTTGGCTAAGATTAAACAGAAGTGTCCCCTATATGAAGCCAATGGACAAGCT GGTGAACGATGCACTAGT GTGCCCAAAGAGAAAGATGAGATGGTGGAGCAGGAATTTAACAGATTGCTGGAGGCCACCTCCTTCCTCAGCCATCAGCTGGACTTTAATTTCCTCAATAATAAGCCCGTCTCTTTGGGACAGGCACTAGAAGTGGTTATACA ACTGCAGGAAAAACATGTTAAGGATGAGCAGATAGAACACTGGAATAAAATTGTGAAGACACAAGAAGAGCTGCGAGATCTTCTTAATAAG ATGGTGTCCACCAAGGAGCGAGTAAAGGAGCTTCACCAACAATTCAAAGAAGCCAGCGACGTCAAACCTCCTCGAGATATTACTGCCGAGTTCCTGGTGAAGAGTAAACATAGAGACCTGACGTCACTCTGCAAA GAATATGACGAGTTGCAGGAGCAACAGGGAAAACTGGAGGAGAAACTTCAGGAGCTTGAGGCCAACCCACCCAG TGACGTCTACCTGTCCTCCAGAGACCGCCAGATACTTGACTGGCACTTTGCCAATTTAGAGTTTGCCAATGCCACTCCCCTTTCCACCCTCTCCCTCAAACACTGGGATCAG GATGACGACTTTGAGTTCACTGGCAGCCACTTGACCGTGAGAAACGGTTACTCGTGCGTGCCAGTGGCTCTGGCGGAGGGATTGGACATCAAACTCAACACAGCGGTGCGGCAAGTTCGCTATACGGCTTCCG GCTGCGAGGTCATCGCCGTCAACACGCGCTCGGCCACACAGACGTTCATCTACAAGTGCGACGCCGTCCTGTGCACCCTGCCGCTCGGCGTGCTCAAGCAGCAGCCGCCCGCTGTGCAGTTTGTGCCGCCGCTGCCCGAGTGGAAGACTTCCGCCATACAGAGGATGGGCTTTGGGAATCTCAACAAG GTGGTGTTGTGTTTCGACCGCGTGTTCTGGGACCCTAGCGTCAACCTGTTTGGTCACGTGGGATCCACCACGGCTAGTCGGGGCGAGCTCTTCCTCTTCTGGAACCTCTACAAAG CTCCTATCCTGCTTGCTCTGATGGCTGGCGAGGCGGCCGGCATCATGGAGAACATCAGCGACGACGTCATCGTGGGACGCTGCCTGGCCATCCTCAAGGGGATCTTTGGGAGCAGTGCTGTGCCTCAG CCCAAGGAGACGGTGGTGACACGTTGGCGAGCTGACCCGTGGGCACGGGGGTCCTATTCGTACGTGGCGGCCGGCTCTTCGGGGAACGACTATGATCTGATGGCTCAACCCATCACGCCGGGTCCCGCCATCCCAGGAGCCTCGCAG CCTGTACCTCGACTCTTCTTCGCCGGGGAGCACACCATACGAAATTACCCGGCCACCGTGCACGGCGCCCTCCTCAGCGGCCTTCGAGAAGCCGGACGCATCGCCGACCAGTTCCTGGGCGCCATGTACACTTTGCCCAGGCAGGCCACGCCCACCGTCGCCAGCAATCCGCCTCAGGCTCAGCCCGCCACAGCAACAGTCTGA
- the kdm1a gene encoding lysine-specific histone demethylase 1A isoform X2, with translation MDITRCTEKWERPPTSSIMLSSKKADAGSSSSSSSSSAGAAGGGDRTQSADGPTAASVSTAGPADVKKKERSSPSGESAGAPLPHQGGGGGPGVLDPDSAEVRRTSRRKRQKVEYREMDESLANLSEDEYYSEEERNAKAEKERKQVIPPPAPPPEEENDSEPEEPSGESCLRLEGLPGVEGAAFQSRLPHDRMTSQEAACFPDIISGPQQTQKVFLYIRNRTLQLWLDNPKIQLTFEITAQQLEAPYNSDAVLVHRIHSYLERHGLINFGIYKRVKTLPTKKTGKVIVIGGGVSGLAAARQLQSFGMDVTVLEARDRVGGRVATFRKGNYVADLGAMVVTGLGGNPMAVVSKQVNMELAKIKQKCPLYEANGQAGERCTSVPKEKDEMVEQEFNRLLEATSFLSHQLDFNFLNNKPVSLGQALEVVIQLQEKHVKDEQIEHWNKIVKTQEELRDLLNKMVSTKERVKELHQQFKEASDVKPPRDITAEFLVKSKHRDLTSLCKEYDELQEQQGKLEEKLQELEANPPSDVYLSSRDRQILDWHFANLEFANATPLSTLSLKHWDQDDDFEFTGSHLTVRNGYSCVPVALAEGLDIKLNTAVRQVRYTASGCEVIAVNTRSATQTFIYKCDAVLCTLPLGVLKQQPPAVQFVPPLPEWKTSAIQRMGFGNLNKVVLCFDRVFWDPSVNLFGHVGSTTASRGELFLFWNLYKAPILLALMAGEAAGIMENISDDVIVGRCLAILKGIFGSSAVPQPKETVVTRWRADPWARGSYSYVAAGSSGNDYDLMAQPITPGPAIPGASQPVPRLFFAGEHTIRNYPATVHGALLSGLREAGRIADQFLGAMYTLPRQATPTVASNPPQAQPATATV, from the exons ATGGATATAACCAGGTGCACGgagaaatgg GAGAGGCCtccaacatcttccatcatgttGTCAAGTAAGAAGGCAGATGCCGGGTCCTCGTCTTCATCCTCGTCATCCTCGGCGGGCGCGGCGGGAGGCGGGGACAGGACGCAGAGCGCTGACGGCCCGACGGCCGCTTCGGTCTCAACCGCGGGACCTGCGGACGTCAAGAAGAAGGAGAGGTCGTCCCCGAGCGGTGAGTCGGCGGGAGCCCCTCTGCCTCATCAGGGAGGCGGAGGAGGCCCCGGCGTGCTTGATCCGGACTCGGCCGAAGTCCGCCGGACCAGCCGGCGTAAGCGGCAAAAG GTGGAGTACCGCGAGATGGACGAGAGCCTGGCCAATCTGTCTGAGGACGAATATTACTCCGAGGAGGAGCGCAACGCCAAGGCGGAGAAAGAACGCAAGCAGGTCATCCCGCCACCCGCCCCTCCGCCGGAAGAGGAGAACGATAGTGAACCCGAGGAACCGTCTGGTGAGTCTTGCCTTCGTCTGGAAGGACTGCCAG GTGTGGAAGGCGCTGCTTTTCAGAGTCGTCTCCCCCACGACCGCATGACATCCCAAGAAGCTGCTTGCTTCCCTGACATCATTAGCGGCCCCCAGCAGACCCAAAAGGTCTTCCTATACATCCGTAACCGCACA CTCCAACTGTGGCTGGACAACCCCAAAATCCAGCTGACTTTTGAGATCACCGCACAGCAACTCGAAGCTCCATACAATA GTGACGCCGTGTTGGTCCATAGAATACACAGCTACCTGGAACGACACGGGCTTATCAACTTTGGAATTTACAAAAGGGTCAAGACTTTACCAA CCAAGAAAACAGGAAAGGTGATCGTGATTGGCGGAGGGGTTTCAGGCTTGGCCGCAGCCCGCCAGCTACAGAGCTTCGGAATGGACGTCACAGTATTAGAAGCCAGG GACCGCGTTGGCGGCAGGGTGGCCACATTTAGGAAAGGCAACTACGTCGCCGATCTCGGCGCCATGGTGGTGACGGGCCTGG GAGGGAATCCCATGGCAGTTGTCAGTAAGCAGGTTAACATGGAGTTGGCTAAGATTAAACAGAAGTGTCCCCTATATGAAGCCAATGGACAAGCT GGTGAACGATGCACTAGT GTGCCCAAAGAGAAAGATGAGATGGTGGAGCAGGAATTTAACAGATTGCTGGAGGCCACCTCCTTCCTCAGCCATCAGCTGGACTTTAATTTCCTCAATAATAAGCCCGTCTCTTTGGGACAGGCACTAGAAGTGGTTATACA ACTGCAGGAAAAACATGTTAAGGATGAGCAGATAGAACACTGGAATAAAATTGTGAAGACACAAGAAGAGCTGCGAGATCTTCTTAATAAG ATGGTGTCCACCAAGGAGCGAGTAAAGGAGCTTCACCAACAATTCAAAGAAGCCAGCGACGTCAAACCTCCTCGAGATATTACTGCCGAGTTCCTGGTGAAGAGTAAACATAGAGACCTGACGTCACTCTGCAAA GAATATGACGAGTTGCAGGAGCAACAGGGAAAACTGGAGGAGAAACTTCAGGAGCTTGAGGCCAACCCACCCAG TGACGTCTACCTGTCCTCCAGAGACCGCCAGATACTTGACTGGCACTTTGCCAATTTAGAGTTTGCCAATGCCACTCCCCTTTCCACCCTCTCCCTCAAACACTGGGATCAG GATGACGACTTTGAGTTCACTGGCAGCCACTTGACCGTGAGAAACGGTTACTCGTGCGTGCCAGTGGCTCTGGCGGAGGGATTGGACATCAAACTCAACACAGCGGTGCGGCAAGTTCGCTATACGGCTTCCG GCTGCGAGGTCATCGCCGTCAACACGCGCTCGGCCACACAGACGTTCATCTACAAGTGCGACGCCGTCCTGTGCACCCTGCCGCTCGGCGTGCTCAAGCAGCAGCCGCCCGCTGTGCAGTTTGTGCCGCCGCTGCCCGAGTGGAAGACTTCCGCCATACAGAGGATGGGCTTTGGGAATCTCAACAAG GTGGTGTTGTGTTTCGACCGCGTGTTCTGGGACCCTAGCGTCAACCTGTTTGGTCACGTGGGATCCACCACGGCTAGTCGGGGCGAGCTCTTCCTCTTCTGGAACCTCTACAAAG CTCCTATCCTGCTTGCTCTGATGGCTGGCGAGGCGGCCGGCATCATGGAGAACATCAGCGACGACGTCATCGTGGGACGCTGCCTGGCCATCCTCAAGGGGATCTTTGGGAGCAGTGCTGTGCCTCAG CCCAAGGAGACGGTGGTGACACGTTGGCGAGCTGACCCGTGGGCACGGGGGTCCTATTCGTACGTGGCGGCCGGCTCTTCGGGGAACGACTATGATCTGATGGCTCAACCCATCACGCCGGGTCCCGCCATCCCAGGAGCCTCGCAG CCTGTACCTCGACTCTTCTTCGCCGGGGAGCACACCATACGAAATTACCCGGCCACCGTGCACGGCGCCCTCCTCAGCGGCCTTCGAGAAGCCGGACGCATCGCCGACCAGTTCCTGGGCGCCATGTACACTTTGCCCAGGCAGGCCACGCCCACCGTCGCCAGCAATCCGCCTCAGGCTCAGCCCGCCACAGCAACAGTCTGA
- the kdm1a gene encoding lysine-specific histone demethylase 1A isoform X6, which produces MDITRCTEKWERPPTSSIMLSSKKADAGSSSSSSSSSAGAAGGGDRTQSADGPTAASVSTAGPADVKKKERSSPSGESAGAPLPHQGGGGGPGVLDPDSAEVRRTSRRKRQKVEYREMDESLANLSEDEYYSEEERNAKAEKERKQVIPPPAPPPEEENDSEPEEPSGVEGAAFQSRLPHDRMTSQEAACFPDIISGPQQTQKVFLYIRNRTLQLWLDNPKIQLTFEITAQQLEAPYNSDAVLVHRIHSYLERHGLINFGIYKRVKTLPTKKTGKVIVIGGGVSGLAAARQLQSFGMDVTVLEARDRVGGRVATFRKGNYVADLGAMVVTGLGGNPMAVVSKQVNMELAKIKQKCPLYEANGQAVPKEKDEMVEQEFNRLLEATSFLSHQLDFNFLNNKPVSLGQALEVVIQLQEKHVKDEQIEHWNKIVKTQEELRDLLNKMVSTKERVKELHQQFKEASDVKPPRDITAEFLVKSKHRDLTSLCKEYDELQEQQGKLEEKLQELEANPPSDVYLSSRDRQILDWHFANLEFANATPLSTLSLKHWDQDDDFEFTGSHLTVRNGYSCVPVALAEGLDIKLNTAVRQVRYTASGCEVIAVNTRSATQTFIYKCDAVLCTLPLGVLKQQPPAVQFVPPLPEWKTSAIQRMGFGNLNKVVLCFDRVFWDPSVNLFGHVGSTTASRGELFLFWNLYKAPILLALMAGEAAGIMENISDDVIVGRCLAILKGIFGSSAVPQPKETVVTRWRADPWARGSYSYVAAGSSGNDYDLMAQPITPGPAIPGASQPVPRLFFAGEHTIRNYPATVHGALLSGLREAGRIADQFLGAMYTLPRQATPTVASNPPQAQPATATV; this is translated from the exons ATGGATATAACCAGGTGCACGgagaaatgg GAGAGGCCtccaacatcttccatcatgttGTCAAGTAAGAAGGCAGATGCCGGGTCCTCGTCTTCATCCTCGTCATCCTCGGCGGGCGCGGCGGGAGGCGGGGACAGGACGCAGAGCGCTGACGGCCCGACGGCCGCTTCGGTCTCAACCGCGGGACCTGCGGACGTCAAGAAGAAGGAGAGGTCGTCCCCGAGCGGTGAGTCGGCGGGAGCCCCTCTGCCTCATCAGGGAGGCGGAGGAGGCCCCGGCGTGCTTGATCCGGACTCGGCCGAAGTCCGCCGGACCAGCCGGCGTAAGCGGCAAAAG GTGGAGTACCGCGAGATGGACGAGAGCCTGGCCAATCTGTCTGAGGACGAATATTACTCCGAGGAGGAGCGCAACGCCAAGGCGGAGAAAGAACGCAAGCAGGTCATCCCGCCACCCGCCCCTCCGCCGGAAGAGGAGAACGATAGTGAACCCGAGGAACCGTCTG GTGTGGAAGGCGCTGCTTTTCAGAGTCGTCTCCCCCACGACCGCATGACATCCCAAGAAGCTGCTTGCTTCCCTGACATCATTAGCGGCCCCCAGCAGACCCAAAAGGTCTTCCTATACATCCGTAACCGCACA CTCCAACTGTGGCTGGACAACCCCAAAATCCAGCTGACTTTTGAGATCACCGCACAGCAACTCGAAGCTCCATACAATA GTGACGCCGTGTTGGTCCATAGAATACACAGCTACCTGGAACGACACGGGCTTATCAACTTTGGAATTTACAAAAGGGTCAAGACTTTACCAA CCAAGAAAACAGGAAAGGTGATCGTGATTGGCGGAGGGGTTTCAGGCTTGGCCGCAGCCCGCCAGCTACAGAGCTTCGGAATGGACGTCACAGTATTAGAAGCCAGG GACCGCGTTGGCGGCAGGGTGGCCACATTTAGGAAAGGCAACTACGTCGCCGATCTCGGCGCCATGGTGGTGACGGGCCTGG GAGGGAATCCCATGGCAGTTGTCAGTAAGCAGGTTAACATGGAGTTGGCTAAGATTAAACAGAAGTGTCCCCTATATGAAGCCAATGGACAAGCT GTGCCCAAAGAGAAAGATGAGATGGTGGAGCAGGAATTTAACAGATTGCTGGAGGCCACCTCCTTCCTCAGCCATCAGCTGGACTTTAATTTCCTCAATAATAAGCCCGTCTCTTTGGGACAGGCACTAGAAGTGGTTATACA ACTGCAGGAAAAACATGTTAAGGATGAGCAGATAGAACACTGGAATAAAATTGTGAAGACACAAGAAGAGCTGCGAGATCTTCTTAATAAG ATGGTGTCCACCAAGGAGCGAGTAAAGGAGCTTCACCAACAATTCAAAGAAGCCAGCGACGTCAAACCTCCTCGAGATATTACTGCCGAGTTCCTGGTGAAGAGTAAACATAGAGACCTGACGTCACTCTGCAAA GAATATGACGAGTTGCAGGAGCAACAGGGAAAACTGGAGGAGAAACTTCAGGAGCTTGAGGCCAACCCACCCAG TGACGTCTACCTGTCCTCCAGAGACCGCCAGATACTTGACTGGCACTTTGCCAATTTAGAGTTTGCCAATGCCACTCCCCTTTCCACCCTCTCCCTCAAACACTGGGATCAG GATGACGACTTTGAGTTCACTGGCAGCCACTTGACCGTGAGAAACGGTTACTCGTGCGTGCCAGTGGCTCTGGCGGAGGGATTGGACATCAAACTCAACACAGCGGTGCGGCAAGTTCGCTATACGGCTTCCG GCTGCGAGGTCATCGCCGTCAACACGCGCTCGGCCACACAGACGTTCATCTACAAGTGCGACGCCGTCCTGTGCACCCTGCCGCTCGGCGTGCTCAAGCAGCAGCCGCCCGCTGTGCAGTTTGTGCCGCCGCTGCCCGAGTGGAAGACTTCCGCCATACAGAGGATGGGCTTTGGGAATCTCAACAAG GTGGTGTTGTGTTTCGACCGCGTGTTCTGGGACCCTAGCGTCAACCTGTTTGGTCACGTGGGATCCACCACGGCTAGTCGGGGCGAGCTCTTCCTCTTCTGGAACCTCTACAAAG CTCCTATCCTGCTTGCTCTGATGGCTGGCGAGGCGGCCGGCATCATGGAGAACATCAGCGACGACGTCATCGTGGGACGCTGCCTGGCCATCCTCAAGGGGATCTTTGGGAGCAGTGCTGTGCCTCAG CCCAAGGAGACGGTGGTGACACGTTGGCGAGCTGACCCGTGGGCACGGGGGTCCTATTCGTACGTGGCGGCCGGCTCTTCGGGGAACGACTATGATCTGATGGCTCAACCCATCACGCCGGGTCCCGCCATCCCAGGAGCCTCGCAG CCTGTACCTCGACTCTTCTTCGCCGGGGAGCACACCATACGAAATTACCCGGCCACCGTGCACGGCGCCCTCCTCAGCGGCCTTCGAGAAGCCGGACGCATCGCCGACCAGTTCCTGGGCGCCATGTACACTTTGCCCAGGCAGGCCACGCCCACCGTCGCCAGCAATCCGCCTCAGGCTCAGCCCGCCACAGCAACAGTCTGA